A single genomic interval of Lathyrus oleraceus cultivar Zhongwan6 chromosome 7, CAAS_Psat_ZW6_1.0, whole genome shotgun sequence harbors:
- the LOC127102689 gene encoding uncharacterized protein At4g18490 isoform X5, translated as MPTCLIYALCVNQENFQPQGMTEEQKESPPKDFKKKKSLLDDDFGTEFLGSWKPMSMADDDAMDFSFGTVSKSKKKIFDFEKMDMNFDLDTAFGKISSFKVDMSDLDFTCPPKKSSQSTDKKGEASCAKGGKQDGFNFSFDFNELDSFNLNSNLLKVDNSNDDNYLRKKGVTAEGNNSEDAKKPNINDDDRGVRSSSDNKTTKPRASERLETVNTETSVGNLGNLVSRQDISVSKFSSSQNLDTEVKNQTSDISKITSMKEMDQEKGLSEETKSTKSKSEQVIDKVPSQSVSQSDSEQDTISEKHTKVSLSGTRGINVTADKQVVNGKATFVDSDVVDLQLEHSSLPLTTESDGIVREAINLGSIAEEVSNDTQPENSYSSSGNITKFDSLKKNSCDNSIRENKRTALECHLGTASSNPIVDKVTLMKDKDLQVKKSNIVSMLENKRSLKNPSSTSGTKSLVSFDCKKNADIHLRSIAQERNNFKSNETKFGSKMESDSLLGSSKVIRDAPAFLGSKDDPKSCNASSQVNPCSLTEKTAKITTQISLSSQPEASSKESFQKSKITHIEGNKLSSFKACKITPAFSSVKTSRNIGANSVLEMSLHQKEANSLASSEQRKETQAILASNGGHLTDSGDNQKASARFLKRKSIEISEEDLTSLRPLKCLPQSPIKSRNESKESSGKVEQVERKPNDLAHYDSTSGPESPSEIKVTEVEIPDSVLMEDNGNVEKAEAYMKELENICNMLKKRHEEAKELLVRAVVNNNNLLMLNHPIYEEKIRKVQKFASQLMLKEIQT; from the exons CTTTATGCGTGAATCAGGAAAATTTTCAACCTCAAGGAATGACAGAAGAGCAGAAGGAATCCCCCCCTAAAGATTTTAAGAAGAAAAAATCATTGCTAG ATGATGATTTCGGGACAGAATTTCTTGGCTCCTGGAAACCCATGTCAATGGCAGATGATGATGCCATGGATTTTAGCTTTGGTACAGTTTCTAAAAGCAAGAAAAAGATATTCGACTTTGAAAAAAT GGACATGAATTTCGATCTGGATACTGCTTTTGGCAAAATATCATCATTTAAGGTGGACATGTCAGATCTTGATTTTACATGCCCACCCAAAAAGTCTTCTCAGTCTACGGACAAAAAGGGAGAAGCTTCTTGTGCAAAAGGAGGGAAACAAGATGGATTTAATTTCAGCTTTGATTTTAATGA GTTGGATAGCTTCAATCTCAATTCAAACTTACTAAAAGTAGATAATAGTAATGACGACAATTACCTGAGAAAGAAAGGAGTTACTGCAGAAGGAAATAATAGTGAAGATGCTAAAAAGCCTAACATCAATGATGATGACAGAGGTGTTCGTTCATCTAGTGATAATAAGACAACGAAACCTCGAGCATCAGAGAGGCTGGAAACTGTGAACACTGAGACTTCAGTTGGTAACCTAGGGAATCTAGTTTCAAGACAGGATATTTCTGTTTCCAAATTTTCTTCCTCTCAGAACCTTGACACAGAAGTTAAGAATCAGACTTCTGATATTAGTAAGATAACAAGTATGAAAGAAATGGATCAAGAAAAAGGTTTGTCTGAGGAGACAAAGTCAACCAAATCAAAATCTGAGCAGGTTATCGACAAGGTACCTTCCCAGTCTGTGAGTCAAAGTGATTCAGAGCAAGACACTATCTCAGAAAAGCATACAAAGGTTTCCTTATCTGGAACAAGAGGAATTAATGTTACAGCTGATAAACAAGTGGTTAATGGTAAGGCAACGTTTGTAGATTCTGATGTTGTAGACTTACAGTTAGAGCATTCATCCTTACCTCTTACCACTGAATCAGATGGCATTGTTAGAGAAGCAATTAATCTAGGTAGCATTGCTGAAGAAGTTTCTAATGACACTCAACCAGAAAATAGTTATTCAAGTTCTGGAAATATTACTAAATTTGATTCCTTGAAGAAGAACTCGTGTGACAATAGCATAAGagaaaataaaagaacagctttGGAGTGTCACTTGGGTACAGCAAGCAG TAACCCCATAGTTGATAAAGTCACGCTGATGAAAGATAAAGATCTCCAAGTGAAGAAGTCAAATATAGTCAGTATGCTAGAGAACAAAAGGTCTTTAAAAAACCCTTCATCAACATCTGGAACAAAGAGTCTAGTCTCCTTCGACTGTAAAAAAAATGCTGACATACACCTGAGATCCATAGCCCAAGAAAG GAACAACTTCAAATCCAATGAGACAAAGTTTGGGAGCAAAATGGAAAGCGATTCACTCCTAGGTTCTAGCAAAGTAATTAGGGATGCACCAGCATTTCTTGGCAGCAAAGATGATCCTAAAAGTTGTAATGCCAG tTCTCAGGTTAATCCTTGCAGCTTAACAGAGAAGACAGCTAAAATTACTACTCAGATATCTCTAAGTTCTCAACCTGAAGCTTCGAGCAAGGAGTCCTTTCAGAAATCAAAGATCACCCACATAGAAGGAAATAAACTTTCTTCTTTTAAAGCTTGCAAGATCACACCTGCTTTTTCTAGTGTAAAAACTTCAAG GAACATTGGGGCTAACTCAGTTTTAGAAATGTCTTTACACCAAAAAGAGGCAAACTCATTGGCAAGTTCTGAACAAAGAAAAGAGACACAGGCTATTTTAGCATCAAACGGTGGTCATCTGACTGACAGTGGTGATAATCAAAAGGCTTCAGCCCGGTTCTTGAAGAGGAAAAGTATTGAG ATTTCTGAAGAAGATTTAACATCCTTGAGGCCCCTAAAGTGCCTACCTCAGTCTCCAATCAAAAGCAG AAATGAATCTAAAGAATCTTCAGGAAAAGTTGAACAG GTAGAGAGAAAGCCCAACGACTTAGCCCACTACGATTCAACCTCTGGACCTGAAAGTCCATCAGAGATTAAAGTAACAGAAGTTGAAATACCTGATTCTGTGCTCATGGAAGACAACGGTAATGTTGAAAAGGCTGAAGCATATATGAAGGAACTTGAAAAT ATTTGTAACATGCTGAAAAAAAGGCACGAGGAAGCAAAAGAGTTATTAGTGCGAGCTGTTGTCAACAACAATAACCTGCTGATGCTTAATCATCCCATTTATGAAGAAAAA ATTCGGAAGGTTCAGAAATTTGCTTCTCAATTGATGTTAAAGGAGATTCAAACTTGA
- the LOC127102689 gene encoding uncharacterized protein At4g18490 isoform X1, which translates to MPTCLIYALCVNQENFQPQGMTEEQKESPPKDFKKKKSLLDDDFGTEFLGSWKPMSMADDDAMDFSFGTVSKSKKKIFDFEKMDMNFDLDTAFGKISSFKVDMSDLDFTCPPKKSSQSTDKKGEASCAKGGKQDGFNFSFDFNELDSFNLNSNLLKVDNSNDDNYLRKKGVTAEGNNSEDAKKPNINDDDRGVRSSSDNKTTKPRASERLETVNTETSVGNLGNLVSRQDISVSKFSSSQNLDTEVKNQTSDISKITSMKEMDQEKGLSEETKSTKSKSEQVIDKVPSQSVSQSDSEQDTISEKHTKVSLSGTRGINVTADKQVVNGKATFVDSDVVDLQLEHSSLPLTTESDGIVREAINLGSIAEEVSNDTQPENSYSSSGNITKFDSLKKNSCDNSIRENKRTALECHLGTASSNPIVDKVTLMKDKDLQVKKSNIVSMLENKRSLKNPSSTSGTKSLVSFDCKKNADIHLRSIAQERNNFKSNETKFGSKMESDSLLGSSKVIRDAPAFLGSKDDPKSCNARKGVVFDGTPSAGKLAGNMKSFHEDVNKRKTVFLETGMSTKNVNILSSQVNPCSLTEKTAKITTQISLSSQPEASSKESFQKSKITHIEGNKLSSFKACKITPAFSSVKTSRNIGANSVLEMSLHQKEANSLASSEQRKETQAILASNGGHLTDSGDNQKASARFLKRKSIEISEEDLTSLRPLKCLPQSPIKSRNESKESSGKVEQVERKPNDLAHYDSTSGPESPSEIKVTEVEIPDSVLMEDNGNVEKAEAYMKELENICNMLKKRHEEAKELLVRAVVNNNNLLMLNHPIYEEKIRKVQKFASQLMLKEIQT; encoded by the exons CTTTATGCGTGAATCAGGAAAATTTTCAACCTCAAGGAATGACAGAAGAGCAGAAGGAATCCCCCCCTAAAGATTTTAAGAAGAAAAAATCATTGCTAG ATGATGATTTCGGGACAGAATTTCTTGGCTCCTGGAAACCCATGTCAATGGCAGATGATGATGCCATGGATTTTAGCTTTGGTACAGTTTCTAAAAGCAAGAAAAAGATATTCGACTTTGAAAAAAT GGACATGAATTTCGATCTGGATACTGCTTTTGGCAAAATATCATCATTTAAGGTGGACATGTCAGATCTTGATTTTACATGCCCACCCAAAAAGTCTTCTCAGTCTACGGACAAAAAGGGAGAAGCTTCTTGTGCAAAAGGAGGGAAACAAGATGGATTTAATTTCAGCTTTGATTTTAATGA GTTGGATAGCTTCAATCTCAATTCAAACTTACTAAAAGTAGATAATAGTAATGACGACAATTACCTGAGAAAGAAAGGAGTTACTGCAGAAGGAAATAATAGTGAAGATGCTAAAAAGCCTAACATCAATGATGATGACAGAGGTGTTCGTTCATCTAGTGATAATAAGACAACGAAACCTCGAGCATCAGAGAGGCTGGAAACTGTGAACACTGAGACTTCAGTTGGTAACCTAGGGAATCTAGTTTCAAGACAGGATATTTCTGTTTCCAAATTTTCTTCCTCTCAGAACCTTGACACAGAAGTTAAGAATCAGACTTCTGATATTAGTAAGATAACAAGTATGAAAGAAATGGATCAAGAAAAAGGTTTGTCTGAGGAGACAAAGTCAACCAAATCAAAATCTGAGCAGGTTATCGACAAGGTACCTTCCCAGTCTGTGAGTCAAAGTGATTCAGAGCAAGACACTATCTCAGAAAAGCATACAAAGGTTTCCTTATCTGGAACAAGAGGAATTAATGTTACAGCTGATAAACAAGTGGTTAATGGTAAGGCAACGTTTGTAGATTCTGATGTTGTAGACTTACAGTTAGAGCATTCATCCTTACCTCTTACCACTGAATCAGATGGCATTGTTAGAGAAGCAATTAATCTAGGTAGCATTGCTGAAGAAGTTTCTAATGACACTCAACCAGAAAATAGTTATTCAAGTTCTGGAAATATTACTAAATTTGATTCCTTGAAGAAGAACTCGTGTGACAATAGCATAAGagaaaataaaagaacagctttGGAGTGTCACTTGGGTACAGCAAGCAG TAACCCCATAGTTGATAAAGTCACGCTGATGAAAGATAAAGATCTCCAAGTGAAGAAGTCAAATATAGTCAGTATGCTAGAGAACAAAAGGTCTTTAAAAAACCCTTCATCAACATCTGGAACAAAGAGTCTAGTCTCCTTCGACTGTAAAAAAAATGCTGACATACACCTGAGATCCATAGCCCAAGAAAG GAACAACTTCAAATCCAATGAGACAAAGTTTGGGAGCAAAATGGAAAGCGATTCACTCCTAGGTTCTAGCAAAGTAATTAGGGATGCACCAGCATTTCTTGGCAGCAAAGATGATCCTAAAAGTTGTAATGCCAG GAAGGGTGTTGTTTTTGATGGTACACCAAGTGCAGGAAAGTTGGCTGGAAATATGAAATCATTTCATGAAGATGTAAATAAAAGAAAAACCGTGTTTCTAGAAACGGGCATGTCAACAAAAAATGTTAATATTTTGAG tTCTCAGGTTAATCCTTGCAGCTTAACAGAGAAGACAGCTAAAATTACTACTCAGATATCTCTAAGTTCTCAACCTGAAGCTTCGAGCAAGGAGTCCTTTCAGAAATCAAAGATCACCCACATAGAAGGAAATAAACTTTCTTCTTTTAAAGCTTGCAAGATCACACCTGCTTTTTCTAGTGTAAAAACTTCAAG GAACATTGGGGCTAACTCAGTTTTAGAAATGTCTTTACACCAAAAAGAGGCAAACTCATTGGCAAGTTCTGAACAAAGAAAAGAGACACAGGCTATTTTAGCATCAAACGGTGGTCATCTGACTGACAGTGGTGATAATCAAAAGGCTTCAGCCCGGTTCTTGAAGAGGAAAAGTATTGAG ATTTCTGAAGAAGATTTAACATCCTTGAGGCCCCTAAAGTGCCTACCTCAGTCTCCAATCAAAAGCAG AAATGAATCTAAAGAATCTTCAGGAAAAGTTGAACAG GTAGAGAGAAAGCCCAACGACTTAGCCCACTACGATTCAACCTCTGGACCTGAAAGTCCATCAGAGATTAAAGTAACAGAAGTTGAAATACCTGATTCTGTGCTCATGGAAGACAACGGTAATGTTGAAAAGGCTGAAGCATATATGAAGGAACTTGAAAAT ATTTGTAACATGCTGAAAAAAAGGCACGAGGAAGCAAAAGAGTTATTAGTGCGAGCTGTTGTCAACAACAATAACCTGCTGATGCTTAATCATCCCATTTATGAAGAAAAA ATTCGGAAGGTTCAGAAATTTGCTTCTCAATTGATGTTAAAGGAGATTCAAACTTGA
- the LOC127102689 gene encoding uncharacterized protein At4g18490 isoform X4: MPTCLIYALCVNQENFQPQGMTEEQKESPPKDFKKKKSLLDDDFGTEFLGSWKPMSMADDDAMDFSFGTVSKSKKKIFDFEKMDMNFDLDTAFGKISSFKVDMSDLDFTCPPKKSSQSTDKKGEASCAKGGKQDGFNFSFDFNELDSFNLNSNLLKVDNSNDDNYLRKKGVTAEGNNSEDAKKPNINDDDRGVRSSSDNKTTKPRASERLETVNTETSVGNLGNLVSRQDISVSKFSSSQNLDTEVKNQTSDISKITSMKEMDQEKGLSEETKSTKSKSEQVIDKVPSQSVSQSDSEQDTISEKHTKVSLSGTRGINVTADKQVVNDGIVREAINLGSIAEEVSNDTQPENSYSSSGNITKFDSLKKNSCDNSIRENKRTALECHLGTASSNPIVDKVTLMKDKDLQVKKSNIVSMLENKRSLKNPSSTSGTKSLVSFDCKKNADIHLRSIAQERNNFKSNETKFGSKMESDSLLGSSKVIRDAPAFLGSKDDPKSCNARKGVVFDGTPSAGKLAGNMKSFHEDVNKRKTVFLETGMSTKNVNILSSQVNPCSLTEKTAKITTQISLSSQPEASSKESFQKSKITHIEGNKLSSFKACKITPAFSSVKTSRNIGANSVLEMSLHQKEANSLASSEQRKETQAILASNGGHLTDSGDNQKASARFLKRKSIEISEEDLTSLRPLKCLPQSPIKSRNESKESSGKVEQVERKPNDLAHYDSTSGPESPSEIKVTEVEIPDSVLMEDNGNVEKAEAYMKELENICNMLKKRHEEAKELLVRAVVNNNNLLMLNHPIYEEKIRKVQKFASQLMLKEIQT; the protein is encoded by the exons CTTTATGCGTGAATCAGGAAAATTTTCAACCTCAAGGAATGACAGAAGAGCAGAAGGAATCCCCCCCTAAAGATTTTAAGAAGAAAAAATCATTGCTAG ATGATGATTTCGGGACAGAATTTCTTGGCTCCTGGAAACCCATGTCAATGGCAGATGATGATGCCATGGATTTTAGCTTTGGTACAGTTTCTAAAAGCAAGAAAAAGATATTCGACTTTGAAAAAAT GGACATGAATTTCGATCTGGATACTGCTTTTGGCAAAATATCATCATTTAAGGTGGACATGTCAGATCTTGATTTTACATGCCCACCCAAAAAGTCTTCTCAGTCTACGGACAAAAAGGGAGAAGCTTCTTGTGCAAAAGGAGGGAAACAAGATGGATTTAATTTCAGCTTTGATTTTAATGA GTTGGATAGCTTCAATCTCAATTCAAACTTACTAAAAGTAGATAATAGTAATGACGACAATTACCTGAGAAAGAAAGGAGTTACTGCAGAAGGAAATAATAGTGAAGATGCTAAAAAGCCTAACATCAATGATGATGACAGAGGTGTTCGTTCATCTAGTGATAATAAGACAACGAAACCTCGAGCATCAGAGAGGCTGGAAACTGTGAACACTGAGACTTCAGTTGGTAACCTAGGGAATCTAGTTTCAAGACAGGATATTTCTGTTTCCAAATTTTCTTCCTCTCAGAACCTTGACACAGAAGTTAAGAATCAGACTTCTGATATTAGTAAGATAACAAGTATGAAAGAAATGGATCAAGAAAAAGGTTTGTCTGAGGAGACAAAGTCAACCAAATCAAAATCTGAGCAGGTTATCGACAAGGTACCTTCCCAGTCTGTGAGTCAAAGTGATTCAGAGCAAGACACTATCTCAGAAAAGCATACAAAGGTTTCCTTATCTGGAACAAGAGGAATTAATGTTACAGCTGATAAACAAGTGGTTAATG ATGGCATTGTTAGAGAAGCAATTAATCTAGGTAGCATTGCTGAAGAAGTTTCTAATGACACTCAACCAGAAAATAGTTATTCAAGTTCTGGAAATATTACTAAATTTGATTCCTTGAAGAAGAACTCGTGTGACAATAGCATAAGagaaaataaaagaacagctttGGAGTGTCACTTGGGTACAGCAAGCAG TAACCCCATAGTTGATAAAGTCACGCTGATGAAAGATAAAGATCTCCAAGTGAAGAAGTCAAATATAGTCAGTATGCTAGAGAACAAAAGGTCTTTAAAAAACCCTTCATCAACATCTGGAACAAAGAGTCTAGTCTCCTTCGACTGTAAAAAAAATGCTGACATACACCTGAGATCCATAGCCCAAGAAAG GAACAACTTCAAATCCAATGAGACAAAGTTTGGGAGCAAAATGGAAAGCGATTCACTCCTAGGTTCTAGCAAAGTAATTAGGGATGCACCAGCATTTCTTGGCAGCAAAGATGATCCTAAAAGTTGTAATGCCAG GAAGGGTGTTGTTTTTGATGGTACACCAAGTGCAGGAAAGTTGGCTGGAAATATGAAATCATTTCATGAAGATGTAAATAAAAGAAAAACCGTGTTTCTAGAAACGGGCATGTCAACAAAAAATGTTAATATTTTGAG tTCTCAGGTTAATCCTTGCAGCTTAACAGAGAAGACAGCTAAAATTACTACTCAGATATCTCTAAGTTCTCAACCTGAAGCTTCGAGCAAGGAGTCCTTTCAGAAATCAAAGATCACCCACATAGAAGGAAATAAACTTTCTTCTTTTAAAGCTTGCAAGATCACACCTGCTTTTTCTAGTGTAAAAACTTCAAG GAACATTGGGGCTAACTCAGTTTTAGAAATGTCTTTACACCAAAAAGAGGCAAACTCATTGGCAAGTTCTGAACAAAGAAAAGAGACACAGGCTATTTTAGCATCAAACGGTGGTCATCTGACTGACAGTGGTGATAATCAAAAGGCTTCAGCCCGGTTCTTGAAGAGGAAAAGTATTGAG ATTTCTGAAGAAGATTTAACATCCTTGAGGCCCCTAAAGTGCCTACCTCAGTCTCCAATCAAAAGCAG AAATGAATCTAAAGAATCTTCAGGAAAAGTTGAACAG GTAGAGAGAAAGCCCAACGACTTAGCCCACTACGATTCAACCTCTGGACCTGAAAGTCCATCAGAGATTAAAGTAACAGAAGTTGAAATACCTGATTCTGTGCTCATGGAAGACAACGGTAATGTTGAAAAGGCTGAAGCATATATGAAGGAACTTGAAAAT ATTTGTAACATGCTGAAAAAAAGGCACGAGGAAGCAAAAGAGTTATTAGTGCGAGCTGTTGTCAACAACAATAACCTGCTGATGCTTAATCATCCCATTTATGAAGAAAAA ATTCGGAAGGTTCAGAAATTTGCTTCTCAATTGATGTTAAAGGAGATTCAAACTTGA
- the LOC127102689 gene encoding uncharacterized protein At4g18490 isoform X2: MENFQPQGMTEEQKESPPKDFKKKKSLLDDDFGTEFLGSWKPMSMADDDAMDFSFGTVSKSKKKIFDFEKMDMNFDLDTAFGKISSFKVDMSDLDFTCPPKKSSQSTDKKGEASCAKGGKQDGFNFSFDFNELDSFNLNSNLLKVDNSNDDNYLRKKGVTAEGNNSEDAKKPNINDDDRGVRSSSDNKTTKPRASERLETVNTETSVGNLGNLVSRQDISVSKFSSSQNLDTEVKNQTSDISKITSMKEMDQEKGLSEETKSTKSKSEQVIDKVPSQSVSQSDSEQDTISEKHTKVSLSGTRGINVTADKQVVNGKATFVDSDVVDLQLEHSSLPLTTESDGIVREAINLGSIAEEVSNDTQPENSYSSSGNITKFDSLKKNSCDNSIRENKRTALECHLGTASSNPIVDKVTLMKDKDLQVKKSNIVSMLENKRSLKNPSSTSGTKSLVSFDCKKNADIHLRSIAQERNNFKSNETKFGSKMESDSLLGSSKVIRDAPAFLGSKDDPKSCNARKGVVFDGTPSAGKLAGNMKSFHEDVNKRKTVFLETGMSTKNVNILSSQVNPCSLTEKTAKITTQISLSSQPEASSKESFQKSKITHIEGNKLSSFKACKITPAFSSVKTSRNIGANSVLEMSLHQKEANSLASSEQRKETQAILASNGGHLTDSGDNQKASARFLKRKSIEISEEDLTSLRPLKCLPQSPIKSRNESKESSGKVEQVERKPNDLAHYDSTSGPESPSEIKVTEVEIPDSVLMEDNGNVEKAEAYMKELENICNMLKKRHEEAKELLVRAVVNNNNLLMLNHPIYEEKIRKVQKFASQLMLKEIQT, encoded by the exons GAAAATTTTCAACCTCAAGGAATGACAGAAGAGCAGAAGGAATCCCCCCCTAAAGATTTTAAGAAGAAAAAATCATTGCTAG ATGATGATTTCGGGACAGAATTTCTTGGCTCCTGGAAACCCATGTCAATGGCAGATGATGATGCCATGGATTTTAGCTTTGGTACAGTTTCTAAAAGCAAGAAAAAGATATTCGACTTTGAAAAAAT GGACATGAATTTCGATCTGGATACTGCTTTTGGCAAAATATCATCATTTAAGGTGGACATGTCAGATCTTGATTTTACATGCCCACCCAAAAAGTCTTCTCAGTCTACGGACAAAAAGGGAGAAGCTTCTTGTGCAAAAGGAGGGAAACAAGATGGATTTAATTTCAGCTTTGATTTTAATGA GTTGGATAGCTTCAATCTCAATTCAAACTTACTAAAAGTAGATAATAGTAATGACGACAATTACCTGAGAAAGAAAGGAGTTACTGCAGAAGGAAATAATAGTGAAGATGCTAAAAAGCCTAACATCAATGATGATGACAGAGGTGTTCGTTCATCTAGTGATAATAAGACAACGAAACCTCGAGCATCAGAGAGGCTGGAAACTGTGAACACTGAGACTTCAGTTGGTAACCTAGGGAATCTAGTTTCAAGACAGGATATTTCTGTTTCCAAATTTTCTTCCTCTCAGAACCTTGACACAGAAGTTAAGAATCAGACTTCTGATATTAGTAAGATAACAAGTATGAAAGAAATGGATCAAGAAAAAGGTTTGTCTGAGGAGACAAAGTCAACCAAATCAAAATCTGAGCAGGTTATCGACAAGGTACCTTCCCAGTCTGTGAGTCAAAGTGATTCAGAGCAAGACACTATCTCAGAAAAGCATACAAAGGTTTCCTTATCTGGAACAAGAGGAATTAATGTTACAGCTGATAAACAAGTGGTTAATGGTAAGGCAACGTTTGTAGATTCTGATGTTGTAGACTTACAGTTAGAGCATTCATCCTTACCTCTTACCACTGAATCAGATGGCATTGTTAGAGAAGCAATTAATCTAGGTAGCATTGCTGAAGAAGTTTCTAATGACACTCAACCAGAAAATAGTTATTCAAGTTCTGGAAATATTACTAAATTTGATTCCTTGAAGAAGAACTCGTGTGACAATAGCATAAGagaaaataaaagaacagctttGGAGTGTCACTTGGGTACAGCAAGCAG TAACCCCATAGTTGATAAAGTCACGCTGATGAAAGATAAAGATCTCCAAGTGAAGAAGTCAAATATAGTCAGTATGCTAGAGAACAAAAGGTCTTTAAAAAACCCTTCATCAACATCTGGAACAAAGAGTCTAGTCTCCTTCGACTGTAAAAAAAATGCTGACATACACCTGAGATCCATAGCCCAAGAAAG GAACAACTTCAAATCCAATGAGACAAAGTTTGGGAGCAAAATGGAAAGCGATTCACTCCTAGGTTCTAGCAAAGTAATTAGGGATGCACCAGCATTTCTTGGCAGCAAAGATGATCCTAAAAGTTGTAATGCCAG GAAGGGTGTTGTTTTTGATGGTACACCAAGTGCAGGAAAGTTGGCTGGAAATATGAAATCATTTCATGAAGATGTAAATAAAAGAAAAACCGTGTTTCTAGAAACGGGCATGTCAACAAAAAATGTTAATATTTTGAG tTCTCAGGTTAATCCTTGCAGCTTAACAGAGAAGACAGCTAAAATTACTACTCAGATATCTCTAAGTTCTCAACCTGAAGCTTCGAGCAAGGAGTCCTTTCAGAAATCAAAGATCACCCACATAGAAGGAAATAAACTTTCTTCTTTTAAAGCTTGCAAGATCACACCTGCTTTTTCTAGTGTAAAAACTTCAAG GAACATTGGGGCTAACTCAGTTTTAGAAATGTCTTTACACCAAAAAGAGGCAAACTCATTGGCAAGTTCTGAACAAAGAAAAGAGACACAGGCTATTTTAGCATCAAACGGTGGTCATCTGACTGACAGTGGTGATAATCAAAAGGCTTCAGCCCGGTTCTTGAAGAGGAAAAGTATTGAG ATTTCTGAAGAAGATTTAACATCCTTGAGGCCCCTAAAGTGCCTACCTCAGTCTCCAATCAAAAGCAG AAATGAATCTAAAGAATCTTCAGGAAAAGTTGAACAG GTAGAGAGAAAGCCCAACGACTTAGCCCACTACGATTCAACCTCTGGACCTGAAAGTCCATCAGAGATTAAAGTAACAGAAGTTGAAATACCTGATTCTGTGCTCATGGAAGACAACGGTAATGTTGAAAAGGCTGAAGCATATATGAAGGAACTTGAAAAT ATTTGTAACATGCTGAAAAAAAGGCACGAGGAAGCAAAAGAGTTATTAGTGCGAGCTGTTGTCAACAACAATAACCTGCTGATGCTTAATCATCCCATTTATGAAGAAAAA ATTCGGAAGGTTCAGAAATTTGCTTCTCAATTGATGTTAAAGGAGATTCAAACTTGA